Proteins from one Armatimonadota bacterium genomic window:
- a CDS encoding isoprenylcysteine carboxylmethyltransferase family protein has protein sequence MNSPFETVYIVGLVLGSLIRAVYTRGRRSRRILTSRCHALDSVLLLLAGVGMIPVPIVALTTDWLSFGGYTTPPIVGCAGTVLLAAALWLLWRSHRDLGSNWSARIDVRDGQALVVTGVYSRIRHPMYAAHWLWAMAQLLLIQNWLAGPAMLVFYTPLYFLRVGQEEALMREHFGQPYEDYMARTGRVLPRLGARRVD, from the coding sequence ATGAACAGCCCGTTCGAGACCGTCTACATCGTCGGGTTGGTGCTCGGGTCACTCATCCGGGCCGTTTATACTCGTGGCAGGCGATCTCGGCGCATTCTCACTTCGCGCTGTCATGCGCTGGATTCGGTGCTCTTGCTCCTTGCAGGGGTGGGCATGATCCCGGTGCCCATCGTCGCTCTTACTACCGACTGGTTGAGTTTCGGCGGCTACACGACCCCGCCGATCGTTGGATGTGCTGGGACCGTACTGCTCGCCGCGGCGCTCTGGCTGCTGTGGCGGTCGCACCGTGACCTTGGCAGCAACTGGTCAGCGCGGATCGACGTGCGCGACGGCCAGGCCCTTGTCGTCACCGGCGTCTACAGCCGAATCCGGCATCCGATGTATGCCGCCCATTGGCTCTGGGCGATGGCTCAGCTCCTCTTGATTCAGAACTGGCTGGCCGGGCCCGCGATGCTCGTGTTCTATACACCCCTGTATTTCCTGCGGGTGGGCCAGGAGGAAGCGCTGATGCGCGAGCATTTCGGGCAGCCGTATGAGGACTACATGGCCCGCACCGGCCGCGTGCTGCCCCGATTGGGAGCGCGGCGCGTTGACTGA
- a CDS encoding alpha-L-fucosidase, which produces MADKTTARPPWFDQPRLGMFVHWGIYAIPAWHEQLQWRGRMSRAEYVKFADQWNPVRFDPDAWLDLAQEAGMQYLCITTKHHDGFCLWNTKQTPFNTMNTPYGKDILGMLAEACHRRDFPLFLYYSCADWHHPNYPNQGRHHELPGPEPGDDPDLGKYLEFLKAQVRELCSNYGRIHGFWWDMNVPQHRDPSINAMIRELQPGIVINDRGYDEGDFGTPERDYQQGIDALKGFERPTEACQSVGIESWGFRQDEDYYTDRHLMRSIDRYMARGAHYLLNVGPTAEGVIPAQAVQVLRRVGAWFRRIRESVEGVEPMPDLVASNDVLLTRRGNTVYVHLHRDPPTAAVKLNPLAVVPRRAKLLNTGAPVDCVVDLLPSEHASGKPCLRLRNLPVNTLANTCLVVRLDFDALPEGAAPDEDTPEVLRM; this is translated from the coding sequence ATGGCTGACAAAACGACTGCTCGTCCGCCTTGGTTCGACCAGCCCAGGCTGGGCATGTTCGTTCACTGGGGCATCTACGCGATCCCCGCCTGGCACGAGCAACTTCAGTGGCGGGGGCGCATGTCTCGCGCGGAGTATGTGAAATTCGCCGACCAATGGAACCCGGTGCGCTTCGACCCCGATGCCTGGCTTGACCTGGCGCAGGAAGCCGGGATGCAATACCTCTGCATCACCACGAAGCACCACGACGGCTTCTGTCTATGGAACACCAAGCAGACGCCCTTCAACACCATGAATACCCCGTACGGGAAGGATATCCTGGGAATGCTGGCCGAGGCCTGTCATCGCCGGGACTTCCCGCTCTTCCTGTACTATTCGTGCGCCGACTGGCATCATCCGAACTATCCGAACCAGGGACGGCATCACGAACTGCCGGGACCGGAGCCCGGAGACGACCCCGACCTGGGCAAGTACTTGGAGTTCCTGAAAGCTCAGGTGCGTGAACTGTGCAGCAATTATGGGCGCATTCACGGGTTCTGGTGGGACATGAATGTGCCGCAGCACCGGGACCCGTCGATCAATGCGATGATCCGCGAGCTCCAGCCAGGCATCGTCATCAACGACCGCGGGTATGACGAGGGGGATTTTGGCACGCCCGAGCGAGACTATCAGCAGGGGATCGACGCGCTCAAAGGCTTTGAGCGGCCCACCGAGGCATGCCAGTCAGTGGGCATCGAGAGCTGGGGATTTCGGCAGGACGAGGATTACTACACCGACCGGCACCTCATGCGCAGCATCGACCGGTATATGGCCAGAGGGGCTCACTACCTGCTCAACGTGGGGCCAACGGCGGAGGGAGTGATCCCTGCGCAGGCAGTGCAGGTTCTGCGCCGGGTGGGAGCGTGGTTCAGGCGCATCCGCGAGTCCGTGGAGGGCGTCGAACCGATGCCGGATCTTGTTGCGAGCAATGATGTACTGCTGACTCGGCGCGGCAATACGGTCTACGTGCATCTGCATCGCGACCCTCCGACTGCAGCGGTGAAGCTCAATCCGCTGGCGGTCGTGCCTCGGCGGGCGAAGCTCTTGAATACCGGCGCACCGGTAGACTGTGTCGTTGACCTGCTTCCCAGCGAGCATGCGTCCGGCAAGCCTTGCCTGCGCCTGCGGAACCTTCCGGTGAATACGCTGGCGAACACGTGCCTGGTGGTGCGGCTGGACTTCGACGCATTGCCGGAAGGCGCCGCTCCGGACGAGGACACGCCGGAGGTTCTCAGAATGTAG
- a CDS encoding translation initiation inhibitor, translating to MAEHAAAPSQQLYTVTRNRQEFDELFLTLSGPDCTDISDLVDKAGGARIVRADVFGPPTPGWEEPDFPVTWVCNEHPDGADLSGVYVHAVQGAETRPLLVDGRVVGTVVETPYATECTLAGIRSIHTHKSRPEQARETFENIEKALAQVDMDFSNVVRTWLFLDQILEWYGEFNGVRTRFFNERDVFSKLVPASTGIGGANPAGSAMIASAFAMKPKSDQVCIQAVPSPLQCPALAYGSSFSRVVEVATPGCKRLLVSGTASIDRNGNTVYVGDVDGQVAKTFEVVQAILESRGMDWSHVTRATAYVRLTSDVGAYQRFVASRPDLAALPAIVANNIICRDDLLFELEVDAARCD from the coding sequence ATGGCCGAACATGCCGCCGCACCCTCGCAGCAGCTGTACACCGTCACCCGGAACAGGCAGGAGTTTGACGAACTATTCCTGACCCTGTCCGGTCCGGACTGCACGGACATCAGCGATCTGGTGGACAAGGCTGGGGGCGCACGGATCGTGCGCGCTGACGTGTTCGGCCCCCCAACACCGGGCTGGGAGGAGCCGGACTTTCCCGTAACCTGGGTCTGCAATGAGCATCCGGACGGCGCAGATCTGAGCGGTGTCTACGTCCATGCCGTACAGGGTGCGGAGACCCGTCCGCTCCTTGTTGACGGGCGAGTCGTAGGCACGGTCGTGGAGACACCCTACGCCACCGAATGCACCCTCGCAGGCATCCGGTCAATCCACACCCACAAATCCCGCCCGGAACAGGCACGCGAGACCTTCGAGAACATAGAGAAAGCTCTCGCCCAGGTGGACATGGACTTCTCCAACGTGGTCCGCACCTGGCTCTTCCTGGACCAGATACTCGAGTGGTACGGGGAGTTCAACGGGGTCCGCACCCGGTTCTTCAATGAGCGGGACGTCTTCAGCAAGCTGGTGCCCGCAAGCACCGGCATCGGGGGCGCGAACCCCGCCGGGTCTGCCATGATTGCATCGGCTTTCGCGATGAAGCCCAAATCGGATCAGGTCTGCATCCAAGCGGTGCCCTCGCCTTTGCAGTGCCCTGCGCTGGCTTACGGAAGCTCTTTCAGCCGCGTGGTGGAGGTGGCGACGCCTGGCTGCAAGCGCCTGCTCGTGTCGGGTACCGCAAGTATTGATCGGAATGGGAATACGGTGTATGTGGGCGACGTCGACGGTCAGGTCGCGAAGACTTTCGAGGTTGTCCAGGCCATCCTGGAATCGCGAGGGATGGACTGGAGCCACGTCACCCGCGCCACAGCCTATGTCCGGCTCACTTCCGACGTTGGCGCATATCAACGGTTCGTGGCCTCGCGCCCGGACCTCGCGGCGCTTCCGGCAATCGTGGCGAATAACATCATCTGCCGGGACGACCTTCTGTTCGAGCTTGAGGTGGACGCCGCGCGATGTGATTGA